TTGCAGTGCAGCACGTACACCACACACCGCCCCGCAAGCGACACACTCTGTTCTGCACCTATCCGCAACAGCCTCCGGCAAAAACCTGCCGCTGGCGAGTAACCAGCCAACAAAATGGGCAGAGCTCGACCCGCGAACGAGTCTCGCAATCGAACACTTCCATCCTGCCCACAATCACCATGCCGCATTCTGCGCAGGGCCCACTCACTATACTATCGACGTTACGCTCTTGAACTGGCATAGGACACCACCTTTGTATTCGGACGGACCTTCCGGTTGCAGACCGCCGACATATACTCCTGACTGGACTTCAATCGCACAAGATTGCGCCAGAACCGAACCGGCAGCGGCTGAACCTTTGCCTGATGCAGCTCGCAGCGCACTTCCTGGAGTTGTCCGGTCAAGGAATCAATCGTTCGTTCAAGATCCACCAACCTTTCCGTCATCCGAGTCTGTCCTCCGGTAAGCATTAGCCCCTCCTTCCTGCAGTTAGATGGCACAATGGCGAATCACCCCAATAAGCAATCCCTCGATATGAAACTGATCATTCGCAGTGACGATGATCGGCTGCATCGCGGCATTGGCCGGGTGCAGCTCGATGTGCGTGTCTTTTTTATAATAGGTCTTAATCGTCGCTTCCTGATTCACCAACGCGACCACCGTTTGCCCATTGCGGGCATATTCTTGCCGCCGCACAACCACAAGATCGCCAGGCAGAATGCCGTCATCTTTCATCGACTCGCCCTTCACACGTAAGGCAAACGTCTCACCTCCCCGCAACATGCTCGGGGGGACATCCACAAGATCAGATTGGAGCACCGGCTCAATGGGAGATCCGGCGGCGACAAGTCCCGCCATCGGAATTTCTGTACGGCGCTGCAGTTGTTCCAGCGCCACCCGTACCATGCCGGGAATGCGCCTCATCCCAGACTCATAGCGGGCAATCGACACGCGCGTCGTCTTCAACACATCAGCCAATTGCTGCTGCGTCAGCCCCAATGCATCTCGAATCTGTTTGAGATCGTTTGCCTGCATGATGTAACCAATGGTTACACCACTTAATCCAAGGTTGTCAAGAGAAGAAAACGAGATTTTTAGAAGAACCCTACTGATACCCTGTGAATCACTTGCTCAATTAATACCGAAGGTATGAGATTTATTGATAAATTAACTAACAGTCTACCTCTCATGGCCTTATTACATGTAATAAGGCCATGGCTATACGGTCCCCACCATATCTTGTAGGCTATCATGGGAGATCTTCAATGACTAAAACTTAGGCAACTTGTTCGGTTAGTGGTGGATTCAAGCCAATAGTGCGATCGTCTCACTGTTATAAACAGGCTTATCCACAGAAGCTGGGGAGAGGAATATAGGCGGAAAAACCAGCACGCAGGGCACTGAATTCGGGGAGTACGGGGCGCCGTAATCGAGAACGCTCAGCGTGAAATCAAGTGCACAGCCCCGGCTTTCATGGCAGCAGTAACGGGACTTCCAATACACAGTCTCAAATCTTCCATCGCCCCCCTCGTCACCAGCGCAGCGAGTGGAAACCCGCAGTCGATCATGACCTGCACCATCACCCCTTGCGGCATCATGCCGGTCACGGAGCCGACGAGATGGTTGCGCGCACTAGTCATCCCGCTGCCGGCCGGCTCTAATACGACATCCTCGGCCCTGATACAGACCAGCACCGATGCCCCGACCGGATGAGCCCCTAGTCCCTTGAGCGTCGTGCCGTTCACC
The Nitrospira sp. genome window above contains:
- the lexA gene encoding transcriptional repressor LexA; amino-acid sequence: MQANDLKQIRDALGLTQQQLADVLKTTRVSIARYESGMRRIPGMVRVALEQLQRRTEIPMAGLVAAGSPIEPVLQSDLVDVPPSMLRGGETFALRVKGESMKDDGILPGDLVVVRRQEYARNGQTVVALVNQEATIKTYYKKDTHIELHPANAAMQPIIVTANDQFHIEGLLIGVIRHCAI